A window of Pusillimonas sp. T7-7 contains these coding sequences:
- a CDS encoding calcium:proton antiporter gives MKHSGLQQLIPPITWLRLLGSWLVVGLFMAFGAEWLGEPLSTTTAAVVFIVLFITILAASFGVVREADHLAHQLGEPYGTLILTLSIVAIEVILIASVLLGPGEFPTIGRDSIFAVMMIILNLVMGICLIAGSTRHGDQEFNAQGAVAYLSMIVLLTGLALVLPNYTSIMGEFSATQAVGMSVLTALLYGIFLWMQMRSHRRYFVQPPPGSMTIQTVTHAPQAEQDTRISAPGAHATRALMIRSCVLLALILPIVLLAHYLAIVTDFGIAASGAPVAVGGVLIAIIVFTPESITAVKAAMNNEMQRAINLCLGAFVSTVGLTVPAVLVIGLITGKQVIMGITNADTVLFIITAALSMLTFNGQRTSPIQGVMHLTVFAVFGLLLFYP, from the coding sequence ATGAAACACTCTGGATTGCAGCAACTCATACCTCCAATAACCTGGCTCAGACTACTGGGTTCGTGGCTGGTCGTAGGGCTTTTCATGGCTTTTGGCGCGGAGTGGCTTGGCGAGCCGCTAAGTACGACGACGGCAGCCGTCGTATTCATAGTGCTCTTTATCACCATTCTGGCGGCGTCATTTGGTGTCGTGCGTGAAGCCGACCACCTGGCGCATCAATTGGGCGAACCCTATGGCACGCTGATTCTTACACTGTCGATCGTCGCAATCGAAGTGATTCTGATCGCATCCGTGCTGCTTGGCCCCGGAGAATTTCCGACCATCGGGCGGGATTCCATTTTCGCCGTGATGATGATCATTTTGAATCTGGTCATGGGCATCTGCCTGATTGCCGGTTCGACGCGCCATGGCGATCAGGAGTTCAATGCGCAAGGCGCGGTCGCCTACCTCTCAATGATCGTCCTTCTCACTGGCCTCGCGCTGGTGCTGCCCAATTACACCAGCATCATGGGAGAGTTCTCGGCAACGCAGGCGGTGGGTATGTCGGTACTGACCGCGCTGTTGTACGGCATTTTCCTGTGGATGCAGATGCGCAGCCATCGGCGGTACTTCGTCCAGCCACCGCCAGGATCGATGACGATCCAGACTGTTACCCATGCTCCTCAAGCGGAGCAGGATACCCGTATTTCCGCACCAGGCGCACACGCTACGCGTGCTCTCATGATTCGCTCTTGCGTTTTGCTGGCCCTGATACTTCCGATTGTTTTGCTTGCGCACTACCTCGCTATTGTCACCGACTTTGGCATTGCTGCATCTGGCGCGCCTGTCGCCGTGGGCGGAGTTCTCATTGCCATCATCGTCTTTACGCCGGAGTCGATCACGGCGGTCAAAGCGGCCATGAATAATGAGATGCAGCGGGCCATCAATCTCTGCCTGGGCGCTTTCGTCTCCACCGTTGGTCTAACGGTTCCTGCGGTTCTGGTCATTGGCTTGATCACCGGGAAGCAGGTGATCATGGGTATCACCAATGCGGATACCGTGCTTTTTATCATTACCGCAGCATTGAGCATGCTGACCTTCAACGGGCAGCGCACGTCGCCCATTCAAGGGGTCATGCATCTCACCGTATTTGCCGTGTTTGGTTTGCTGCTGTTTTACCCATGA
- a CDS encoding type II toxin-antitoxin system HigA family antitoxin, with protein MEALIPDLAKVAHSYDQFRAIAGVGAIRTEADYDRALMLIEAILDETRDTPAREDTLHPLADLLDLLTAAVHEYEAEHHAIPASSPRDVLRFLMDQHALTQSDLPEVGSQSVISEILAGRRKPNTRQVTALVARFHVSADAFIERRDAH; from the coding sequence ATGGAAGCCCTGATCCCCGACTTGGCCAAGGTGGCTCACAGCTATGATCAATTTCGCGCCATAGCAGGCGTGGGCGCCATCCGTACCGAAGCAGACTACGATCGCGCCCTGATGCTGATTGAAGCTATTCTGGACGAAACCCGCGACACGCCTGCACGAGAAGACACCCTGCATCCGCTAGCTGATCTGCTGGACTTGTTGACGGCGGCAGTGCACGAGTACGAGGCTGAACACCATGCCATCCCGGCCTCATCTCCCCGAGATGTATTGCGTTTTCTTATGGACCAGCATGCGCTGACCCAATCCGATCTGCCAGAAGTGGGTAGCCAAAGCGTTATTTCCGAGATTCTAGCTGGCCGCAGGAAACCCAACACACGTCAGGTTACCGCCTTGGTAGCGCGCTTTCATGTTAGCGCTGACGCTTTCATAGAGCGTCGCGACGCGCATTGA
- a CDS encoding CaiB/BaiF CoA-transferase family protein, with the protein MIKVLNGIRVLEQGTFITGPAAGMLLGDLGADVVKIEQPGAGDPFRAFKGGLYSPHFQTYNRNKRSVTLNTKDADDLAVFDELISTADVYIQNFRPGVAERLNVGEERLRRINPRLIYCSISGFGPTGPAAGRPAYDSVAQAASGFLGLLINPENPRVVGPALADSITGFYAAYGVLGALHERHVTNVGRKVEVSMLEAMSHFNLDAFTHYYSAGEVMGPYSRPSVSQSYVMECADGKWVALHMSSPEKFWQGLATAIEQPLLFQDPRFSDRSGRIQNQDELIRILRKIFVKRPREEWCRRLEAEDVPYAPMYDTSEALEDPQAKHLEILVSAKHETMGDFQTVRPPVSFDGQRSTTVIPPPVLGEHNDEVLGALRSKRLPR; encoded by the coding sequence ATGATTAAAGTACTGAACGGCATTCGTGTGTTGGAGCAAGGCACTTTCATTACAGGACCCGCAGCGGGCATGCTGTTGGGTGACCTGGGTGCTGATGTCGTCAAGATTGAGCAGCCTGGCGCTGGCGACCCGTTTCGCGCCTTTAAGGGTGGGCTGTACAGCCCACATTTCCAGACATATAACCGCAACAAGCGCAGTGTCACGCTGAACACCAAGGACGCCGATGATCTGGCGGTATTTGACGAGCTGATCAGCACGGCAGATGTTTACATTCAGAACTTTCGCCCAGGGGTGGCTGAACGGCTCAATGTTGGAGAAGAAAGGCTACGCCGTATCAATCCCCGCCTGATCTATTGTTCCATCAGCGGCTTCGGGCCAACTGGGCCTGCTGCCGGACGTCCCGCTTACGATTCGGTGGCACAGGCGGCCAGTGGCTTTCTGGGCCTGCTGATTAATCCCGAGAACCCGCGTGTTGTCGGTCCGGCGCTGGCTGACTCCATTACTGGCTTCTATGCTGCGTATGGAGTATTGGGGGCGTTGCATGAGCGTCATGTGACGAATGTTGGTCGCAAGGTAGAGGTTTCCATGCTGGAAGCCATGAGCCATTTCAATCTTGATGCCTTCACGCACTATTATTCGGCTGGCGAGGTCATGGGACCATACAGCCGACCCAGTGTTTCCCAGTCTTACGTTATGGAGTGTGCGGATGGGAAATGGGTTGCGCTGCATATGTCGTCGCCAGAAAAGTTCTGGCAAGGACTGGCTACAGCCATTGAGCAACCCTTATTATTTCAGGACCCGCGTTTTTCTGATCGCAGCGGACGCATTCAGAATCAAGACGAGTTGATCCGGATTCTGAGGAAGATATTTGTTAAACGTCCGCGCGAAGAGTGGTGCCGCCGTCTGGAAGCCGAAGACGTGCCGTATGCCCCTATGTATGACACTAGCGAAGCACTTGAAGATCCGCAAGCCAAACATCTGGAGATTCTAGTATCGGCCAAGCATGAAACCATGGGTGACTTTCAGACCGTACGGCCACCGGTATCGTTTGATGGGCAGCGGAGCACCACGGTCATACCGCCGCCCGTGCTGGGTGAGCATAATGACGAGGTGTTGGGCGCACTACGTAGTAAGCGGCTCCCGCGCTGA
- a CDS encoding type II toxin-antitoxin system HigB family toxin yields the protein MTADTGRITGSGTTLIALEGYQLAYAAIERIGVEVQMDLLLDYGQNIKQYTQLHEYFRRYQPPTQGGRCLNRLCLNRLLQYLFVFAIIKSMHIISKRRLREFWTIHPGSTNALLHWHTTLARAQAADFSALKAVFNTVDWVSGYVVFDVSGNKYRVIADVVFRSQTVFIKHIFTHKEYDSWKP from the coding sequence ATGACCGCTGATACGGGAAGAATCACCGGCTCGGGCACCACGTTGATTGCGCTGGAAGGCTATCAGTTGGCTTACGCGGCCATCGAGCGTATTGGGGTTGAGGTACAGATGGACCTGTTGCTTGACTACGGCCAGAACATCAAGCAGTACACGCAACTGCACGAGTACTTCCGCCGCTACCAACCGCCGACGCAGGGGGGTAGGTGTCTGAATCGGTTATGTCTGAATCGGTTATTGCAATATTTATTTGTTTTTGCGATAATCAAAAGTATGCACATCATTTCCAAGCGACGGTTGCGCGAATTCTGGACAATCCATCCAGGATCCACGAATGCCCTACTTCATTGGCACACCACGCTGGCACGCGCCCAAGCAGCCGATTTTTCGGCGCTAAAGGCAGTGTTTAACACCGTAGATTGGGTCAGTGGCTATGTTGTCTTCGATGTGAGTGGCAACAAGTACCGCGTCATTGCCGATGTGGTGTTCCGGTCGCAGACGGTCTTTATCAAACACATCTTTACGCATAAGGAGTACGACTCATGGAAGCCCTGA
- a CDS encoding maleylacetate reductase: MDAFVYTAMPVRVVFGAEAWSTLKAEVALLGVRKALVLCTARQRALAQQVSEVLDQDCAGIYDQAVMHVPVTTVHDALAVVRNLQADSMIAIGGGSTIGLAKALAAITTLPILAVPTTYSGSEMTSVYGITKDGAKHTIKDPRVLPRTVIYDPSLTLRLPIDISVVSGMNAIAHSAEGLYAKDGNPVVALMAEEGIRAMADGLRALNRQADSLKARSDCLYGAWLSGMVLGNAGMALHHKLCHVLGGSFNLPHAQTHSVMLPHSLAYNAAAAVPAMQRISRALGRDQEAAPTALYRLAQELGAPLALQEIGMKETDLDLAADIALSKPYWNPCALEYEGVRALLQDAFQGRPPHFGTI, translated from the coding sequence ATGGACGCGTTCGTATATACAGCAATGCCCGTAAGGGTCGTGTTTGGGGCGGAGGCATGGAGCACACTGAAAGCGGAGGTGGCCTTGTTGGGCGTGCGCAAAGCGCTCGTGCTCTGCACAGCACGCCAGCGGGCACTTGCCCAGCAAGTTTCTGAGGTGCTGGACCAAGACTGCGCGGGTATATACGATCAGGCGGTCATGCATGTCCCTGTCACCACCGTGCATGACGCATTGGCCGTCGTTCGCAATCTGCAGGCTGACAGCATGATTGCGATCGGCGGCGGGTCTACCATAGGCTTGGCCAAGGCATTGGCCGCGATAACTACGCTACCGATTCTGGCTGTGCCGACGACTTATTCGGGCTCCGAGATGACCTCGGTGTATGGCATCACCAAAGACGGTGCCAAGCACACAATCAAGGATCCACGCGTTTTGCCACGTACGGTGATCTATGACCCAAGTCTTACCTTAAGGCTGCCCATCGACATTTCGGTGGTCAGCGGTATGAATGCCATTGCACATTCGGCTGAAGGCTTGTACGCCAAAGACGGTAATCCGGTGGTGGCCTTGATGGCGGAAGAGGGCATACGCGCCATGGCCGACGGTCTGCGTGCGCTGAACCGGCAGGCGGACTCACTCAAGGCCAGGAGCGATTGTTTGTATGGCGCCTGGTTGTCTGGCATGGTGCTCGGCAACGCCGGGATGGCCTTGCACCACAAGCTTTGCCACGTGTTGGGTGGCAGTTTCAATCTGCCGCACGCCCAAACCCACTCTGTCATGTTGCCGCATTCGTTGGCCTATAACGCAGCGGCGGCCGTACCGGCAATGCAAAGAATCTCTCGCGCTTTGGGGCGAGATCAGGAAGCTGCCCCAACTGCCCTGTACCGTCTCGCCCAAGAGCTTGGTGCGCCGCTGGCACTGCAAGAGATTGGCATGAAAGAGACTGATCTGGACCTGGCGGCGGATATCGCCCTGTCCAAGCCATACTGGAATCCATGTGCCCTTGAGTACGAAGGTGTCCGTGCTTTGCTACAAGACGCCTTTCAAGGGCGACCACCCCACTTTGGAACGATATGA
- a CDS encoding YeeE/YedE thiosulfate transporter family protein, with translation MKRLPLAAVMAAFFVFLVWFVSVRQAVLFLIGIGMGSVLAGARFGFTTGWRRLIEQRDPSGVLAQLFLLALAAAVSMPLLAAFPTDLAAALGPPSISLLVGAFVFGVAMQVADGCGSGTLYKAGMGTPLNMAILPIFALGSFLGSVQLDQWLQLGAIKPVGLVAEYGPLQALLLTLGGLAVLGLAAVIWSGRSTRWFDRKLFIGAVLLAVLAVLNLVVAGQPWGVVYGFGLWFGKIATVAGVFDPTINPFWSQPVNMANLSQSVFMDVTSITNIGILAGALYIAARNSSSKPSKPLTGTQWVVGIVAGFLLGYSSRLAFGCNIGAMVSGISTGSLHGWIWVPMAFLGSLIGVRVRRHFQF, from the coding sequence ATGAAACGCCTCCCGCTCGCGGCCGTGATGGCCGCATTTTTTGTGTTCCTGGTCTGGTTCGTTTCTGTGCGCCAGGCTGTTTTGTTCCTGATCGGCATAGGCATGGGTAGCGTGCTGGCCGGCGCCCGATTCGGGTTTACGACCGGCTGGCGTCGGTTGATTGAACAGCGGGACCCTAGCGGTGTGCTGGCGCAATTGTTCTTGCTGGCCTTGGCGGCGGCGGTATCCATGCCATTGCTGGCCGCATTCCCTACCGACCTGGCTGCCGCCCTGGGGCCGCCCAGCATCAGTCTGCTTGTGGGGGCCTTTGTTTTCGGGGTGGCCATGCAGGTTGCCGACGGCTGCGGTTCCGGCACCTTATATAAGGCCGGCATGGGTACGCCATTGAACATGGCCATTCTGCCCATTTTCGCCCTGGGCAGTTTCCTGGGCTCGGTACAGCTCGATCAATGGTTGCAACTGGGGGCGATCAAGCCCGTGGGGCTTGTTGCAGAGTATGGTCCGCTGCAGGCACTCCTGCTGACACTGGGCGGGTTGGCCGTCCTGGGGCTTGCAGCCGTGATCTGGTCCGGCAGATCGACGCGTTGGTTTGACCGAAAGCTATTTATCGGCGCAGTCTTGCTGGCTGTGCTTGCAGTGCTGAATCTAGTTGTGGCTGGCCAGCCGTGGGGCGTGGTGTATGGCTTTGGGCTGTGGTTCGGCAAAATTGCCACGGTGGCTGGTGTCTTTGATCCCACGATCAACCCCTTTTGGAGCCAGCCCGTCAATATGGCCAACCTGTCGCAATCGGTGTTCATGGACGTGACGTCCATCACCAATATCGGCATACTGGCGGGGGCGCTGTATATTGCCGCGCGCAACTCTTCATCCAAACCATCCAAGCCGCTGACCGGCACGCAGTGGGTAGTTGGGATCGTGGCAGGGTTCTTATTGGGCTACAGCTCGCGTCTGGCTTTTGGCTGCAATATTGGCGCTATGGTCAGCGGTATCTCCACCGGTAGCCTGCACGGCTGGATCTGGGTCCCCATGGCATTCCTGGGCTCACTGATCGGTGTGCGCGTGCGCCGTCATTTTCAGTTCTGA
- a CDS encoding FMN-binding negative transcriptional regulator yields the protein MYVPTHFDEPGAEALHNLIRQHPFGTLITHGASGLDANHIPFELDPQQGEMGLLTAHVARANPVWQDVSDGDEVLVVFRTGDAYISPNWYPSKHKLHKQAPTWNYVVAHAYGRITIRDDERFVRGMVARLTRTHEASEPTPWKMTDSPKDFIDTMLKAIVGLEVEITRLVGKSKLSQNKDVDDIRGAGKALKAKGDRVIGDAMLACADVKSR from the coding sequence ATGTATGTACCCACCCATTTCGATGAGCCTGGTGCTGAGGCGCTGCATAATCTGATCAGGCAACATCCTTTTGGGACGCTGATCACGCATGGCGCAAGCGGGCTGGACGCCAACCATATTCCTTTTGAGCTTGATCCCCAGCAGGGTGAGATGGGATTGCTGACTGCCCATGTGGCGCGGGCCAATCCAGTATGGCAGGACGTCTCTGATGGCGATGAGGTCCTGGTGGTTTTTCGTACCGGCGATGCCTATATTTCACCCAATTGGTATCCGTCCAAGCACAAACTCCATAAGCAGGCGCCCACATGGAATTACGTGGTTGCCCATGCTTATGGGCGCATCACCATCCGTGACGACGAGCGCTTCGTGCGCGGTATGGTGGCTCGATTGACTCGCACCCACGAGGCATCTGAGCCGACACCCTGGAAGATGACGGATAGCCCCAAGGATTTCATTGACACCATGCTCAAGGCGATTGTGGGCCTGGAGGTTGAAATCACGCGCCTTGTGGGCAAGTCAAAACTGAGCCAGAACAAAGACGTTGACGACATACGTGGCGCTGGCAAAGCACTGAAGGCCAAAGGTGATCGTGTGATTGGCGATGCCATGCTGGCCTGTGCCGACGTCAAGTCGAGATGA
- a CDS encoding NAD(P)H-dependent oxidoreductase: MRDQQIQIQTSDVEDEQRKVLEADAVILLFPLWWFGMPAIMTVWIDRVWAYGLAYGRQGKGNAHRYAEYSSGAPAFFRRHRRSTSGLRASSNSISSSSSKLSSQSASARWAGDNEDSDVGEPAIY, from the coding sequence ATGCGTGACCAGCAGATTCAAATCCAAACGTCAGACGTAGAGGATGAACAAAGAAAAGTCCTGGAAGCCGATGCGGTGATTCTGCTTTTCCCCCTCTGGTGGTTCGGCATGCCTGCGATCATGACAGTCTGGATAGACCGGGTGTGGGCCTATGGCTTGGCGTATGGTCGTCAAGGTAAAGGCAATGCACACCGCTATGCCGAATACAGTTCAGGCGCGCCCGCTTTTTTTCGACGCCATCGACGATCCACCAGCGGGCTTCGGGCATCGTCCAACTCCATCTCGAGTTCTTCATCAAAACTATCGAGCCAATCTGCTTCGGCGCGCTGGGCTGGTGATAATGAGGACAGTGATGTAGGAGAGCCGGCCATATATTGA
- a CDS encoding citryl-CoA lyase, whose product MKIGKETIPRSAICTSNSETIVVRGKDLAAELIGQMSFTDYFHLLVTGQPPTAAATAVLNATLVAIAEHGLVPSVQASRMTLAAAPDALQGAVAAGILGCGSVILGASENCGIFLEEIRVRSGESTDYSQSAIEVISEYREAKRAIPGYGHPLHKQRDPRVTALFAVAGQAGADMTYVHIADAVEKVLPDVVGKPLMLNVSAAIPAVLLGVGFPMSALRGVPILARTAGLIGHLTEEFQKPIGFALSYQATRNYVYDGDAPDGFTPDHDND is encoded by the coding sequence ATGAAAATTGGTAAAGAAACCATCCCTCGCTCAGCGATTTGCACTTCAAACTCCGAAACCATCGTCGTAAGAGGAAAAGACCTTGCTGCCGAGTTGATAGGCCAGATGTCTTTTACCGACTATTTTCATCTGCTGGTGACGGGACAGCCGCCTACTGCAGCGGCAACGGCCGTATTGAACGCAACATTGGTTGCCATTGCTGAGCATGGGCTGGTGCCTAGTGTGCAGGCCAGCCGCATGACCTTGGCCGCAGCGCCTGATGCCCTGCAGGGAGCGGTGGCTGCAGGCATTCTAGGGTGCGGATCAGTCATTCTGGGCGCTTCTGAAAACTGTGGAATCTTCCTTGAAGAGATCCGTGTGCGGTCGGGCGAAAGTACCGACTATAGCCAATCGGCCATAGAAGTGATTAGTGAGTATCGTGAGGCCAAGCGCGCGATTCCTGGCTACGGCCATCCTTTGCACAAACAACGCGATCCTCGCGTAACTGCACTGTTTGCAGTAGCAGGACAAGCGGGCGCCGATATGACGTATGTGCACATTGCGGATGCGGTAGAAAAAGTCCTGCCCGATGTCGTGGGTAAGCCGCTCATGTTGAACGTATCAGCCGCCATTCCCGCGGTTCTGTTGGGCGTTGGCTTTCCTATGTCCGCCCTGAGGGGGGTTCCAATCTTGGCACGTACCGCAGGGCTTATCGGTCATTTGACTGAAGAGTTTCAGAAGCCCATAGGCTTTGCTCTTTCCTATCAGGCGACACGCAACTACGTATACGACGGAGATGCGCCTGATGGCTTCACGCCGGATCATGACAATGATTAA
- a CDS encoding DEAD/DEAH box helicase family protein produces the protein MPLSNTTKNPQTLDLLRQENDRLIALLETHGIEWRISPPNSPTVSEPIRLTTDEKVALFYRLFHGRTDVYPVRWESKATGKSGYSPACANEWRFGICEKPRIKCGDCGNRLLVPVSNAVIYDHLAGRHTVGVYPLLQDDSCHFLAVDFDEAEWREDARAFMQSCIELGVPAALEISRSGQGAHAWVFFASPVSARDARRLGTSIISHTCARTRQLKLSSYDRLFPNQDTMPKGGFGNLIALPLQKDPRDKGCSVFVDSELRPYHDQWAFLLSIEPMAPNDIEPTILRATGSISPLDVLFTDDEELATPWKRASTSSNKLIGPMPKSLKVIQANLIYFEKGQLPQTLANRLIRLAAFQNPEFYKAQAMRMSVWDKPRVIGCAENYPQHIALPRGCLDAALSLLRENGISCDLSDERFEGQPIEVTFAGTLRLDQELAVSAMLCHDTGVLSAATAFGKTVAAAAIIARRGVNTLVLVHRTELLKQWQERLQTFLDVGKDIVGTIGGGKAKLTGKIDIAVMQSLSRQGKVSPLVENYGQVIVDECHHVGAVSFDAILKRTKAKYVLGLTATPIRRDGYQPIIFMQCGPIRYKALSPSGTLYDLEVVRQTRHTQIDLPVDAPIQDVFRQLTNDQTRTEIIAAGIRASFEQGRKVLVLTQRIGHLEAITATIGSLVPAPFVLHGRMSKKQRLALVANLNALPPDAPRILLATGNLVGEGFDHPPLDTLVLAMPISWKGTLQQYAGRLHREHAGKTDIRIIDLVDTGHPTLLRMWDKRQRGYRAMGYRISDNIPSFLD, from the coding sequence ATGCCCTTAAGCAACACAACCAAGAATCCTCAAACGCTTGATCTGCTACGACAAGAGAATGATCGCCTGATCGCCCTGCTTGAGACCCACGGCATCGAGTGGCGGATATCGCCGCCTAATTCGCCTACCGTTTCCGAACCGATACGGCTTACTACAGACGAAAAAGTTGCGTTATTTTATCGTTTGTTTCATGGGCGTACCGATGTTTACCCGGTCCGCTGGGAGAGCAAGGCCACGGGTAAATCTGGGTATTCGCCAGCATGTGCGAATGAGTGGCGCTTCGGTATTTGCGAAAAACCCCGCATAAAATGTGGCGACTGCGGCAACCGCCTGCTAGTACCAGTCAGCAATGCAGTGATCTACGACCACTTGGCGGGCCGACATACCGTTGGTGTGTACCCGCTTCTACAGGATGATAGCTGCCATTTCCTCGCTGTCGACTTCGACGAGGCGGAATGGCGCGAGGATGCGCGTGCCTTCATGCAGTCTTGCATTGAGCTAGGCGTACCGGCTGCTCTGGAAATTTCGCGCTCTGGTCAAGGCGCACATGCCTGGGTTTTCTTCGCAAGCCCTGTATCCGCCCGCGACGCCCGGCGATTGGGCACTTCCATCATCAGCCACACTTGCGCGCGTACTCGGCAGCTCAAACTTTCCTCATACGATAGGCTGTTTCCCAACCAAGATACGATGCCCAAGGGCGGTTTCGGCAATCTGATTGCCCTACCTTTACAGAAGGACCCCCGCGACAAAGGCTGCAGTGTGTTCGTCGATTCTGAGCTACGGCCCTATCACGATCAATGGGCTTTCTTATTGTCGATTGAACCGATGGCTCCCAACGACATCGAGCCCACTATTCTACGGGCAACAGGCAGCATTTCCCCGCTGGATGTCTTATTTACCGACGACGAAGAACTGGCCACGCCCTGGAAGCGAGCAAGCACATCATCAAATAAGTTGATCGGGCCCATGCCCAAATCTTTGAAGGTGATACAGGCCAATCTCATCTACTTCGAAAAAGGGCAACTGCCGCAAACACTAGCTAATCGCCTGATTCGGTTAGCGGCATTCCAGAACCCCGAATTCTACAAGGCGCAGGCGATGCGGATGTCCGTGTGGGATAAGCCTCGCGTCATCGGTTGCGCCGAAAACTACCCACAGCACATCGCACTGCCGCGCGGGTGCCTTGATGCTGCATTGTCCCTGCTGCGTGAGAACGGCATCAGTTGTGACTTGAGCGATGAACGCTTTGAGGGTCAGCCAATTGAAGTAACCTTTGCCGGAACTCTACGATTAGACCAAGAATTAGCCGTCTCAGCCATGCTATGTCACGATACTGGCGTGCTATCCGCAGCGACGGCCTTCGGCAAGACTGTCGCTGCCGCCGCAATAATCGCGCGCAGGGGCGTGAATACCCTAGTGCTTGTGCACCGCACCGAACTACTTAAGCAATGGCAAGAGCGGCTACAGACATTCCTCGATGTCGGCAAAGATATAGTCGGCACCATTGGGGGTGGTAAAGCAAAACTCACGGGGAAGATCGATATCGCGGTGATGCAATCCTTATCACGGCAAGGCAAGGTCAGTCCGCTGGTCGAAAATTACGGTCAGGTGATCGTCGACGAATGCCACCATGTCGGTGCCGTCTCCTTCGATGCCATCCTGAAGCGAACGAAGGCGAAGTACGTCCTTGGGTTGACAGCTACGCCTATCCGACGAGACGGATACCAGCCAATCATTTTCATGCAGTGTGGGCCGATCCGCTATAAAGCATTGAGTCCGTCTGGTACCTTGTACGATCTAGAGGTAGTACGTCAAACCCGACACACACAAATCGATCTTCCGGTAGATGCCCCCATCCAGGATGTTTTTCGACAACTTACCAACGATCAGACCCGAACCGAAATCATCGCCGCCGGAATTCGAGCGTCCTTCGAGCAAGGACGTAAAGTACTCGTGCTGACCCAGCGCATCGGACATCTCGAAGCGATCACCGCGACTATCGGTAGCTTGGTGCCAGCACCGTTCGTACTCCACGGCCGAATGTCCAAAAAGCAACGTTTGGCGCTAGTGGCCAACCTGAACGCACTACCTCCTGATGCACCCCGGATTTTGTTGGCGACGGGCAACTTGGTCGGGGAAGGCTTCGACCACCCTCCACTGGATACCCTTGTCTTGGCGATGCCAATTTCTTGGAAAGGTACGCTGCAGCAGTACGCCGGGCGCCTGCACCGGGAGCACGCCGGAAAAACCGATATCCGGATCATCGACCTCGTAGACACCGGCCACCCCACATTGCTGCGAATGTGGGACAAACGACAGCGCGGATATCGTGCCATGGGATATCGAATTTCGGATAACATCCCATCTTTCTTAGACTAA
- a CDS encoding sulfurtransferase yields MKTLLSITSAIAAVVVSAASQAAPLLAPAELNDVRSDAAVRIIDIRPADAYGANHIPGALNAPYGSWRGPADNPGQLPPLDKLTALVQGLGLDQGTHAVVVSSGANSTDFGASARVYWTLKYLGLTNLSILNGGVKAWNDAGLPQSNSAATVAASQYKPVLNEAIIATTEQVKAKVDNPQTLLVDARPANFFRGETKAPTASVPGTIQNAVNLENDKWFKPGTSIFVSTEEAKQIAARELDKPAEETISFCNTGHWAATDWFALSEIVGQENVKLYPASLAEWTQSPAGLPMDNVPGRGQQLLNRLKGLVG; encoded by the coding sequence ATGAAAACCCTCTTATCCATAACCTCCGCCATTGCGGCGGTGGTCGTCAGCGCTGCCAGCCAGGCGGCCCCGTTGCTGGCGCCTGCGGAACTTAACGATGTTCGCAGCGACGCAGCCGTGCGTATTATCGACATTCGGCCCGCCGACGCATATGGCGCCAACCACATTCCCGGCGCCTTGAATGCCCCTTACGGTTCCTGGCGCGGTCCGGCCGATAATCCGGGCCAGTTGCCCCCGCTCGACAAGCTGACGGCCTTGGTGCAGGGCCTGGGCCTGGATCAGGGTACGCATGCGGTCGTGGTGTCCTCTGGCGCCAACTCTACTGATTTCGGTGCTTCCGCGCGTGTTTATTGGACGTTGAAGTACCTGGGCCTGACAAATCTGTCGATCTTGAATGGCGGTGTAAAAGCCTGGAACGATGCGGGTTTGCCGCAGAGCAATAGTGCTGCCACCGTGGCTGCCAGCCAATACAAACCGGTGCTGAATGAGGCTATCATCGCCACGACCGAACAGGTCAAGGCCAAGGTCGATAACCCGCAAACCCTTTTGGTTGATGCCCGCCCAGCCAACTTCTTTCGTGGCGAAACCAAGGCGCCGACCGCCAGTGTTCCCGGCACGATACAAAATGCCGTCAATCTGGAAAACGACAAATGGTTCAAGCCGGGTACGTCCATATTCGTTTCAACGGAAGAAGCCAAGCAGATTGCAGCACGCGAACTCGACAAGCCTGCGGAAGAGACGATTTCCTTCTGCAATACCGGACACTGGGCGGCAACCGACTGGTTTGCCTTGTCTGAAATCGTTGGCCAGGAAAACGTCAAGCTGTATCCTGCTTCCCTGGCGGAATGGACACAGTCTCCCGCCGGTCTGCCCATGGACAACGTGCCTGGGCGCGGGCAGCAGCTTCTTAACCGCCTCAAGGGCCTTGTCGGCTAA